TGGGCGCCGGTGCTGTGTCGTGCAGGAGGGGCCTGGTCGGCGAGGTGGAACAGGTGGTCACGCTCGTCCTGCGTCATACGCAGCGCTCGGGCCAGAGCGCTGAGTACGCCGGGCGACGGGTGTGGGCCGCGCCGTTGCTCGAGGCGGGCGTAGTAGTCGGTAGAGATCGAGGCGAGCGCCGCCACCTCGTCGCGCCTGAGCCCCGGCGTACGACGCCGGAGACCCGGCGGCAGCCCGACGTCGGCCGGACCGAGGCGTTCGCGGCGGCTGCGCAACAGGTCGGCAAGGGCAATTCGATCCATGTCCTCCACGATGCCGCACGAAAGGCGAATCAGCCAGGGACTGCCAGTCCCTCGGAGCGTTCGTGCCTAGCAGAGCCGTCCCGGATGGACCACGGTGGAGGCATGACAATCACAACGAAGAAACTCGGTAGGACCGGACCCACGGTGGCTGCAGTCGGCCTTGGAGCGATGGGCATGTCGGGCGCGTACGGAACGCCGGACGACGACGAGAGCATCCGCACCGTGCACGCTGCACTGGACTCTGGCGTCACACTCATCGACACCGGCGACTTCTACGGCTTTGGACACAACGAGATGCTGCTCGGGCGCGCCCTTCGGGATCGTGCCCGCGACGAGTACGTGCTCAGCGTCAAGTTCGGTGGGATGCGCGAACCCGGGGGTGGTTTCACTGGATTCGACGGACGACCGGCGGCCGTGGCGAACTCGCTCGGCTACACACTCACCAGGCTCGGTGTAGATCATGTCGACATCTACCGGCCTGGGCGACTCGATCCGGACGTGCCGATCGAGGAGACCGTCGGTGCGATCGCCGCGCAAGTCCAGCGGGGGTATGTCCGCCACATCGGCCTGTCGGAGGTCGGATCAGAGACGATCCGACGCGCGGCAGCGGTACATCCGATCAGCGACCTGCAGATCGAATACTCCTTGCTCAGTCGCGACATCGAGCACGACATTCTCGACACGTGTCGTGAGCTCGGAATCGGCGTCACGGCGTACGGCGTGCTCTCCCGCGGGCTCATCGGCTCGTCCAAGCAGCAATCCGGGGCAGATGATCTCCACGCAGCGTGGCCGCGCTTCCAGGGGGAGAACCTGGACCACAACCTCGATCTGATCGCTCGCCTCCACCCGATCGCTGCTCGGCGCGGGATCAGTGTGGCCCAACTCGCGATCGCGTGGGTCGCCGCCCAGGGCAACGACGTCCTGCCGCTGGTCGGTATGAAGCAGGTGTCACGAGTGCAGCCGGCGATCAAGGCGGTAGCCGTCACGCTGAGCGCGCAGGAGTTGGCGGAGATCGACTCCGCCGTACCCGCTGATGCCGTTGCGGGAACCCGGTATCCGGAGGCGTTGATGTCCAACCTGGACAGCGAGCGCTGAGGCGGCCTGCCCGTTGTGCGGGAGCCTGACGCAATCTCAGACGGCATGCTCGCTCTGTTCGATGAGAACATGGCTGGTGGGACCATCAAATACGGCGTTCGCCAGCCCCTCGGGTAGGTCGATCCCGAACGCCCCGCGGATGTGCCCATTTGACCAGGCGGCGGATAACGGCTGTCCGGTTGCAGGCCGGTCGAGTTGGCCGCCGATGGTGGCGGGATTGCTATCCGTGGGCTTAGTGTCGATGGCATGTGCCGCAATATTCGTACTCTCCACAATTTTGAGCCACCGGCGACCAAAGACGAGGTCCAGTCGGCCGCGCTTCAATACGTTCGCAAGATCGGCGGATCGGCCAAGCCGTCGCAGGCCAACGCGGCGGCGTACGACGTGGCGGTCGCTGAAATCGCGGCCGCCACCCAGCGATTGCTTGACTCGCTGGTCGCGACGACCCAGCCCAAGGACCGCGAGGAAGAGCGCGCCAAGGCCAAGGCGCGCAGCGAGGCCCGTTTCGCCCGCGCATGACAACCCCCGGCATAACTACAGATTGGTGACACCTTGACCGCGACTACTCGTGTCCTGCGTAAAGGCCTGCACTTTGGCGAGTGCCCACGGTGGTACGACGATCGGCTTTGGTACAGCGACTTCTACGACGGTGCCGTCCACGCGATCGACCTCGATGGCGTGGACGAACGAATTGTCGAAGTCCCGGGTCAGCCCGCGGGTCTTGGCTGGCTGCCGGACGGACGACTACTCATCGTCGCGCGCAAGGACCGCAAGCTCGTCACCTGGGACGGCTCGGTCCTCGCGCCGTACGCCGACCTGACGGACGTTTTCCCGTCGCACGGCAACGACATGGTTGTCGACGACCAGGGCCGGGCGTACGTCGGAAACTTCGGCTGCAACCTCGACGCTCTCAAGGAGCAGTACGGGCGCGAGGCCCTGTTCGGTGAGCCGGGCGTGCCCGGCACGGTGATGGCCAGGGTCGATCCCGACGGCAGCGTGTCGGTGGCGACGGACGGCCTGAAATTTCCCAACGGCGCGGTGATCACGCCTGACGGGAGCGCGCTGATCGTCGCGGAAACGTATGGACGAAGGCTGACGGCGTACGACGTATCTACCGATGGCGATCTTTCGAATCGGCGCGTCTGGGCCGACTTGGCGTCAGACAATGTCGCGCCGGACGGTATTTGCCTCGATGCCGACGGCGGGATCTGGGTGGCCAACCCGGGCGAGGCGCACTGTGTGCGCGTCATCGAAGGAGGCGAGATCACCGATCGCGTCGAGACCAACGAGAAGACTTTTGCCTGCATGCTCGGCGGTCTGGAGGGGCGCGATCTATTTATCGTGACTGCCCCGGACTCCCGCGAGGCGGTCGCCTCCCAAGCGACGAGCGGTGCGATCGAGGTCGTTACAGTCGACGTACCGCACGCTGGCCTTCCCTAAAACCCTGGAGTCTCAATGGATATTTCCTGCGCCTTCGCCACGTCCCTTGAGACTCCCGACCACGTCGCGCTGGCCGAGCAACTCGGCTACAAGCGTGCCTGGTGCTACGACTCGCCTGGTCTTTATCCAGATGTGTGGATGATTCTCGGGCTGGCGGCGCACCGGACCAGCACGATCGAACTCGGCCCCGGCGTACTGGTGCCCAGCATGCGGCACCCGATGACCAACGCAGCCGCGATCGCCGGCCTGGAGGCCTACGCGCCGGGTCGCACCGTCGTCGCGGTCGGCACCGGCTTCACCGGCCGGATGGTCTTCGGTCAGCGCAGCATGAAATGGGCCGAGGTCGCCGACTACGTCCGGGTGCTGCGCGCGTTGCTGCGCGGCGACGATGCGCAGTGGGAAGGCAAAACCATCCGGATGCTGCACGACGAGCAGTCGGCCCCGGTCCGCCCGATCGACGTACCGATCCTCATTGCCGGGGAAGGCGCGAAGGGTCTCGCGATCGCCGCGGAGCTTGGGGATGGCGTGTTCGGCAAGCCGACCGCGCCGGTGCCGGAGTCGTTGACCTGGCGCGCCATGCTCGCCAACGGCACCGTTCTGGACGAGGGCGAGTCCGCAGACTCCGCGCGCGCCGTCGATGCCTACGGCGGGGGACTGATGGTCAATTATCACTACGCGTATGAGCATGGCGGCGAGGCCGTTGACCAGCTGCCCGGCGGCGCCGAATGGCGTCGCGCCGCCGAGCAGGTGCCACAGCCGGAGCGTCACCTCGCCATCCACGACGGCCACATGATGCGCACCAACGCGCTCGACGAGTCGGTCATCAGCAAGAGCGAGTACCGGACACCGAAGCTGACGATGACCGGTACGCCGGACGAGGTGCGCAAGCGAGTGGGTCGGCTGGCCGAGCGCGGCGTGACCGAACTCGCCTATCAGCCATCAGGTAGCGACGTACGCCGCGAGCTCACCGCCTTTGCCGCCGCGATGGGCATCTCCGGCTAGGCAAAGTAGCCCCGGTATCGGCTCGCCGGCCGCCGACTCTCGTGCGACACCACACCCGCCGCGGCCCTTCTTGTCGCAGGCTCGGGCCCCGTCGATCTCGCGGACCTTGTCGCGGCAAACTCCGCGCTGTCGCGCTTTTGTGCCGCGTCAAGGAAGAGAATCGCGAGACAAGGAGCCAATTCTAAATATTTGAACAATCAACTAAAAGGAGCGTATCGTCGAGTCATGACCAGTAGCGAGTCCCTGCCTCCCATCCTCTATCTGTCTCACGGTGCGCCGCCCCTCGCCGATGACGAGGTTTGGACCAAGCAGCTTGCCGGTTGGAGTGCCGACATCGCCCGTCCAAGCGCGATCCTGATCGTTTCGGCGCACTGGGAGTCCGCGCCGCTGACCGTCGGCGCCACCGAGACGGTGCCCCTGACCTATGACTTCTGGGGCTTTCCTCAGCATTATTACGACGTGAAGTACCCCGCTCCCGGCGCGCCGGCACTCGCCTCCCAGGTGTCGAAGTTGTTGAGCCGACCGGGTAACCCCGTGCACCAGGATCCCGCGCGAGGCCTCGACCACGGCGCGTATGTGCCGCTCGTCGAGATGTTCCCGAACGCCGATGTGCCTGTCCTTCAGATCTCCATGCCGTCTCTCGACCCACAGGAGCTATTCGAGGTCGGCCGCAAGCTCGCGCCGCTACGCGATGAGGGCGTATTGATCATCGGGTCGGGCTTTACGACGCACAATTTGCAGCGCGCACGGTTCGGCGACACCACCGGTTGGGCCGAGGGCTGGACCAAGGAATTCGACCACTGGGCGGACGAGGTGGTGGAGCGGATGGACGTCGACTCTGCGCTCAACTTCCTGGATGTCGCGCCGGCCGCGCAACTCGCGCACCCTCGGACCGAGCATTTCGCGCCGCTATTCGTGAGCCTCGGCGCCGCCTCCGAGCTGAAGCTCGGCGCGCACAGCACCATCGAGGGCTACTGGTACGGCCTGTCCAAGCGTTCGTTCCAGTTCGGCTAGCCGCCGTGCTACGAGACGCTTGGCGACGTAGTCGGCACGCCGCTCAGGTTACGTAGCTCGCGAAGCACGTCCGCCGTGATGTCGGCGAGAGACCGTTTCTCGCCCTCGACGAGCCACTGGGTGAACGCTATTCCGAACACTGTCGCGCCCGATTCGGCCGCAAGCGTCGCCGCGGGATCGGTGATGGCGCGTGCGCGCAAGGCGTCGGCGATCGTCGTGGCGATTCCCGACATCTTGTGCCGTTCGCGTTCCTGGAGCGCGGGGTTCTGCTCGATCACGGACTGCCGTATGCGCGAGCGAGTACGGCGCTCGTCCGGAAACAATGTTGCCGCCGACCGAAGGGCTGCGGCGACGATGTCGAGCGGGGCCGCGTCCGGTGGCGCTTCGGCGACTCCATCGAGGAACGCCTGGGCGAACAGGTCCTGTCCGTAGAACAGCGCTTCGCGTTTGTCGCTGAAATGGCGGAAGAACGTGCGCTCGGTGAGGCCGACAGACCGCGCGATCTGTGCGGCCGTCGTCTGTTCGAAACCCTGCGCGGCGAATAGCTCGAGCGCCGCCGTCTGCAGGCGCTCTGGAGTGCCCGGTTCCCATCTCGCCATATTCACGATTCTAGGTGATGACAGTGACTGCCGTGGCGGTGTACCGTGATGTCTGTGACTGACGTCAGTCTCAGACATCACGACTCGACCGACTGATGGTCGGTAAAGGAGATCACCCTCATGCTTGTTTTTGTTACCGGAGCCTCCGGATGGATCGGCGCCGCCGCCGTCGATGAACTACTCGCCGCGGGACATCAGGTCGCCGGCCTCGCCAGGTCCGATGCGTCCGCCGCGGCGCTCGAGGCGAAAGGCGTCACCGTACGTCGAGGTGACCTCGACGACCTTGACAGCATCCGCGCCGGCGCCGAGGGCGCCGACGCCGTACTTCATCTCGCCAACAAACACGACTTTTCCAACCCGGCCATCTCGAACGCCGCCGAACGCGCGGCCGTCCAGACCATCGGCGATGCGCTGGTGGGCACAGATCGTCCGTTTCTGCTCGCCTCGGGCGTGGCCGGACTCAACCAGAGCGGGCCGGCGACCGAGAGTGACCTCTCGCCGTACCACGGTCCAGAGTCACCGCGCGGCGGCAGCGAAAATCTCGCCCTCGAATACGCCGATCGCGGCGTACGCACCGTGAGTCTGCGGTTTGCGCCAACCGTGCATGGCATGGGTGACCACGGGTTCATCGCCGCCATAGCCGCGGTCGCCCGCGAGCGGGGTGTCTCGGCATATCCCGGTGAGGGGACCAACCGATGGCCGGCCGTACATCGGTCGGATGCGGCCCGACTCGTCTCGCTCGGACTCGAGAAGGCCCCCGCTGGCGCGATTCTGCATGTTGTGGCCGAGACCGGTGTCCGAACTCGCGATATTGCCGAGGCGATAGGTCGTGTGTGCGACCTGCCGGTCCGATCGATCCCGCTCGATAGCGCACAGGATCACTTCGGGTGGATCGGAGGATTCTTCTCGATGGACGCGCCCGCGACTAGCCTTGCGACCCAGCAGCTTCTTGGCTGGACACCGACCGGACCGACCC
This window of the Antricoccus suffuscus genome carries:
- a CDS encoding aldo/keto reductase encodes the protein MTITTKKLGRTGPTVAAVGLGAMGMSGAYGTPDDDESIRTVHAALDSGVTLIDTGDFYGFGHNEMLLGRALRDRARDEYVLSVKFGGMREPGGGFTGFDGRPAAVANSLGYTLTRLGVDHVDIYRPGRLDPDVPIEETVGAIAAQVQRGYVRHIGLSEVGSETIRRAAAVHPISDLQIEYSLLSRDIEHDILDTCRELGIGVTAYGVLSRGLIGSSKQQSGADDLHAAWPRFQGENLDHNLDLIARLHPIAARRGISVAQLAIAWVAAQGNDVLPLVGMKQVSRVQPAIKAVAVTLSAQELAEIDSAVPADAVAGTRYPEALMSNLDSER
- a CDS encoding DUF2277 domain-containing protein yields the protein MCRNIRTLHNFEPPATKDEVQSAALQYVRKIGGSAKPSQANAAAYDVAVAEIAAATQRLLDSLVATTQPKDREEERAKAKARSEARFARA
- a CDS encoding SMP-30/gluconolactonase/LRE family protein, producing MTATTRVLRKGLHFGECPRWYDDRLWYSDFYDGAVHAIDLDGVDERIVEVPGQPAGLGWLPDGRLLIVARKDRKLVTWDGSVLAPYADLTDVFPSHGNDMVVDDQGRAYVGNFGCNLDALKEQYGREALFGEPGVPGTVMARVDPDGSVSVATDGLKFPNGAVITPDGSALIVAETYGRRLTAYDVSTDGDLSNRRVWADLASDNVAPDGICLDADGGIWVANPGEAHCVRVIEGGEITDRVETNEKTFACMLGGLEGRDLFIVTAPDSREAVASQATSGAIEVVTVDVPHAGLP
- a CDS encoding LLM class flavin-dependent oxidoreductase codes for the protein MDISCAFATSLETPDHVALAEQLGYKRAWCYDSPGLYPDVWMILGLAAHRTSTIELGPGVLVPSMRHPMTNAAAIAGLEAYAPGRTVVAVGTGFTGRMVFGQRSMKWAEVADYVRVLRALLRGDDAQWEGKTIRMLHDEQSAPVRPIDVPILIAGEGAKGLAIAAELGDGVFGKPTAPVPESLTWRAMLANGTVLDEGESADSARAVDAYGGGLMVNYHYAYEHGGEAVDQLPGGAEWRRAAEQVPQPERHLAIHDGHMMRTNALDESVISKSEYRTPKLTMTGTPDEVRKRVGRLAERGVTELAYQPSGSDVRRELTAFAAAMGISG
- a CDS encoding dioxygenase, translated to MTSSESLPPILYLSHGAPPLADDEVWTKQLAGWSADIARPSAILIVSAHWESAPLTVGATETVPLTYDFWGFPQHYYDVKYPAPGAPALASQVSKLLSRPGNPVHQDPARGLDHGAYVPLVEMFPNADVPVLQISMPSLDPQELFEVGRKLAPLRDEGVLIIGSGFTTHNLQRARFGDTTGWAEGWTKEFDHWADEVVERMDVDSALNFLDVAPAAQLAHPRTEHFAPLFVSLGAASELKLGAHSTIEGYWYGLSKRSFQFG
- a CDS encoding TetR/AcrR family transcriptional regulator → MARWEPGTPERLQTAALELFAAQGFEQTTAAQIARSVGLTERTFFRHFSDKREALFYGQDLFAQAFLDGVAEAPPDAAPLDIVAAALRSAATLFPDERRTRSRIRQSVIEQNPALQERERHKMSGIATTIADALRARAITDPAATLAAESGATVFGIAFTQWLVEGEKRSLADITADVLRELRNLSGVPTTSPSVS
- a CDS encoding SDR family oxidoreductase; the encoded protein is MLVFVTGASGWIGAAAVDELLAAGHQVAGLARSDASAAALEAKGVTVRRGDLDDLDSIRAGAEGADAVLHLANKHDFSNPAISNAAERAAVQTIGDALVGTDRPFLLASGVAGLNQSGPATESDLSPYHGPESPRGGSENLALEYADRGVRTVSLRFAPTVHGMGDHGFIAAIAAVARERGVSAYPGEGTNRWPAVHRSDAARLVSLGLEKAPAGAILHVVAETGVRTRDIAEAIGRVCDLPVRSIPLDSAQDHFGWIGGFFSMDAPATSLATQQLLGWTPTGPTLIEDIDAGAYSVPTSARV